The genomic DNA CATCGGAAACCGGGAATTGGCGCCTGGGGGAGCAGCCTTTCTGGTCACGTTTTCTCCGAGCGCGAACTTCACGAACCTGGGCGCTCCGGGGAGCAGCAACTGCTCCGTCGCGTCCATCCCCCAGCGCATCTTGATCACGGCGCTCTGGCCGCCGATCGGGTTCGAACTGCCGTGCATGATGCGGGCGGTCGTCACGCCGCCCGACAGCGCGCGGTAGATCCCGAAGTCCTCGGTCGTGAGCGCGTCCAGGACCTGCACCTCGGGTACGACGGGAGCGGTGCCCTCGTTGCCGGCGACCAGCGCGGTGTGCGAGTGCTCGTCCACGATGCCCGGCATCGCGGTGAGACCCGTCCCGTCGATCACGCGCACGCCTTCGGGCGCCGTGAGGTCGGCCCCGATGCCCTCGATGATCCCGTCCCGGACCAGGATCGAGACACCCTCGAGCACGGGGCCAGCCGCCGTGTGTAGTGCGTCGAGATTGCTGATGAACAGATCGCCCGTCGGGTAGCTGCCCGCGTCGGCGGGGAGCTGCACATCCCACTCCTGCGCCGCAGCCGGAGTCCCCGAGCAGAGGCCGATCGCCGCAACCAGGGCCGCGCGTGCCATCTTGCAAATAGTCATCGCGTGCCGAATGGTCATCGAGTGCCGAATATTCATCGTGTGCCGAATGCTCATCGCGCACCTCCCGGAGCCCGTCGGGCCGTCATCTGGAAATCTCCCATCGGACTCGATCCTGAACCGCTCATGCGATCGCCCTCGACATCGGCCTCGAACGACAGCTCCATCGACTGGCCGCCCGCCGCGACGACCAGGCGGAACGTGACTTCGTTGCCCGAAACCCGTCCGCCGCGCACCTCGGCGTCACCGAACATGTCCGCGGCCGCGGTGCCCGAGAACTCGCTTCCTTCCTGCTCGAGCTCCATCTCCATGGGGACGGTCATCCCCTGCGCGTTCACCTCAACTTCCCAGGAGCCCGACACGTTGACCGTGGGAGCCTCGCCGCCCCCGGCGCCCGATCCGGGCCCGACCTCGTAGCTGCCCTCGACGAAGGTGTAGGCGATCTCGCTTCCCTCCTCGAGCAGCGGACCGGTCGCCAGAAGGAAGGTCGCAGGCCGGCCCTCGCCGACCTGGATGAGCGACCTCACACCCAGGATCTCGGCGGGAGCGGTGGTCATCGCCGCGACGGCCGTGTTCCGGGACAGCCCGTACTCAACGGCCTTGCGGGCCCCCTCGATGAGATTCGCGTCGCCCTCTCCGCTGGTCAGCGCGAACTGCACGCCTGCGGCCTCGAGCGCGGCGGCGTTGCCGTACAGCGCCTCAAGCTCGCGCTTCTCGCGGAAGGCCGCGGGTTCGAGCTCCTCCTCGCTCTCCGGATCCCATTCATCGGGTTCGCGAAAGTCCGTATCGATGAGGACGGGGACGCCTCGGTCGGCGAGTTCATCCGCGACCATCCACGCCTCGTCGCCCCCCACGATGATCGGCCGGAAGCCGATCTCGTCCGCGAGCCCGAGCACCCGGCGGATGTCCTCCGAATCCGCCGCGCGGAAAAACACGGGCGTCTCGCCCGCTGCCACATCGCGCAGCACCTCGTAGTCCGGATCCCAGGCGGGCATCGTCATGCCGGCGCGGCCATCCGCGAAGGCGCTCTCGAGGGTGGCCTGGCGCTCGGCGTCCAGGAACGCCTGCCGGATCGTCGCCATCACGCCCAGGAGCGTCGAGGGGTACACGCCCTGCGCCGTCTGGAGGCTCATCGAAAGCCCGGCATCGGCGCGGGCGATCAACTCGCGCGAGGTCTCGGCGTCGACCCGATTCAACAGGACCGCGCTCCGCCCCGGGGCGATTCCGTCGCCGGCGTGCACCGCCGCGGCGACGATCCCGCGCCTTCGCTGCTCGCCCTGCGCGCCTCCGGTCGCCGTGACGTGGTCCGCAACGCGCCGGTACGGGGTTACGCGCTGAGCGATGCGCGTGGGCGCCCAGGACGGGGGTCCATCCTCCGGATCCTCGGGAAACTCGAACTCGCTCACGCCATCGGCGTCGACGAGCCCCGGGTAGAGATAGAGAGAGTCTCCCTCCAGCCGCTCCGCGTCCGCGGGAATCTCGAGTCCGGCGCCCATCGCCTCGATAAGCCCTCCTCGGACGATGACCGTGACGCCCGGCTCTTCCTGAAGGCCGGGTCCGACGACCGTCACGCCCTCGATCGCGTAGGCTGCGGGGGGCGGGACGCTTCTGTGCTGTGCCATAAGCGGCGTGACGCACAGCAGCGATCCCGAGACGGCGATCGCAGCTATGCGAACTGGTGTCTTCATCATGCCCGGCGGGTCTCCCTTTGCTTGTTCCGTCGCCAGCGCGTTCAGTCGCGAAGCGATTCGTCAACTTGGCGATTCCTGGCCATGGCGAACCCTACTGCTCTTGCGGCGCAGGATGCAAGGGGCAGGATGCTGGCATATTGCAGGCGAATCCATTACGTTACGCTGTCACAGACAGACTAACGACGCCGGCACGAGGTACGCTGACGATGCCGGCAACATGGCCAATGCACGCAGGGGACGCATGGGCGTACTCACCATCCGCAACGTGGACGACGATGTGATCGCCGCGTTAAAGGCACGGGCCAGGGCCAATCATCGCTCGCTCGAGGGGGAACTGCGCTATCTGCTCGAGCGCTCCGCAGCCCCGAGACCTGCGCTCGGCCTGGTGCGCGAACGGGCCCGGATGGCTGCCCGATACCGCGCGGATTCGACGGTTGCGACCACCGCGTCCGACGTCCGGCCCACCGTGGTCGGGGCGGTCGGGCCAGCTCCCGACACGGGCCTTGGCGTGGAACCCGACAGCGGAGAATGGATGGGGGCCATGAGCGACCTGGGCGAGATCGTGGGCGACATCGTGTCCCCGGCGATCGACCCCTCCGACTGGGCCGCGCTCCGCCCGGACATCGACGGGCCGAACGGTGTCGACAAGCCGTGAATCTGCTTCTCGACACCCACATCTGGCTCTGGAGCCTGCTGGAGCCTGATCGGCTCTGCGGCCGGGCGCGCAACGAGCTGATCGACCCGGCGAACACCCTGGCGCTCTCGTCCGTGAGCATCTGGGAAGCGCTGGTGCTGGCCGATAAGGAACGCGTGCTGCTCCGCCCCGATCCCTGGAGCTGGATCCGTACCGCCCTGACCGTCCGCCCCTTGCGCGAACTCCCCGTGACGTTCGACATCGCGCTGGGCAGCCGCACCGTCCGTCTCGGTCATGACGATCCCGCCGATCGCTTCATCGCGGCCACCGCCGTGGCGCACGGGCACACCCTGGTTACGGCGGGCGAGTCGCTCCTGCGGTGTCCCGACATCCGGGTGATGTCCGGCGCCTGAAGGCGATTGACTTTACCCCCCGCGGGTGCCGTTCGGGACCGGGTGCTCCGGGGTCAGCAGCGCCGGCCGGAGGCCATCCTCGTAGCCGACGTCGAAGAGCATTCCCTCCGAGACTTCCCCCATCATCTTCCTCGGCTCCAGGTTGACGATGAACAGCGCCTGCCGGCCTTCGATTTCGGTCGGATCCTCGCGCTCCTGTTTCATTCCCGCCAGGATCGTCCGCTTGTGGTCGCCGAAATCGACCCTGAGTCGAACGAGCTTGTGTGACCCTTCGACGTCGCCGACGTTCTGGATCGTGCCGACGCGGGCGTCAACCTGATTGACGACACCGATGTTGATGGTGGGCTTGACCCGTGCAGGCTTCATTTCCAGCAACCCGATCCCTCCCGTGGAGCGTTCTCCGGCCGCCTCGATTCGCGGCCGTTGGCCAGCCAAAAGTAGACGCGAACCCGGAAGCGTGGAAGCTTGAGCGAATGGAACGGAAGCTGATGATCTACGGTGCGACCGGGTGTCACAAGTGTTGACAACATGCACACGTTGGATGTTGATTGGATCATGCCTCCCGACTTCGATTGGAACGTGGAGAAGAACGAGCGACTCGTCGAGCAACGAGGCATCTCGTTCGAACGCATCGTTTCCGCCATCGAGCAGGGCGGTTTGGTGGATGTCCTGGAGCATCCAAATCAGGACCGGTACCGGGGCCAGATGATCTACGTCGTCGACGTTGAGGAGTATCTCTACCTGGTACCGTTCGTTACCAGTGCGGACGGCACGCGTTTCTTGAAGACCATCATCCCCAGTCGAAAGGCGACGAGACACTACCGGAAGAGGCGATGATCGTGAGTGACCAGTTGAACACCGAAGAGCGGGAGATCCTGGAGGCATTCGAACGAGGTGAATTGAGGCCCGCTCCGAGGGCGGATCGTGAGATGCAAATCGCGCCTCAAGCGGCCCGCAGTACCTTCAAGAAGACCCGAAGGGTCAACCTGCGGGTAACGGAACTCGACTTCTCCCGAGCCCACGCGAGGGCGCGCGAGGAGGGCATTCCCTATCAGACGCTGTTGTCGAGCGTCATCCACAAGTACCTGGCGGGACGGCTGGTAGAGAAGCGATAGATGATGATCTACGGCGCGACCGGGTACACGGGCCGGCTGGTCGCGGCGGAAGCGGTCGAAGCCGGCGTGCGGCCCGTGCTTGCTGGCCGCGATGCGGAAAAGCTCGGAGTTCTGGCCGATTCCTTGAGCGCCGCGGTGGACGGGGAGTCCCGGGGCTCGCCGCTCGAGACCCACGCGTTCGGCCTGGACGAGCCGGCGAGGATCGCCACGGCCCTGCGGGACATCGACGTGGTGCTGCACTGCGCCGGCCCCTTCTCCCGCACCGCGCTGCCGATGTTCGACGCCTGCGTCCGGACCGGTACGCACTACGTCGACATTACCGGCGAGATCAGCGTCTGCGAGGCGCTTGCGGCCCGGGATGCGGAGGCGCGAGAGGCAGGGGTCATGGCGCTGCCTGCGGCCGGCTTCGACGTCGTGCCGAGCGACTGCCTGATCGCCGATCTGGCCGCACGGCATCCCGACGCGCGCATCCTGCGGCTGGGCCTGTTCGTCCGTTCCGGAGCCTCGCGCGGCACGATGAAGACGGCGCTGGAGGGCGTAAACGCGATTCGCATCCGGCAAGGCGGCGTCATCACGCGGGTCGCCGCAGGCAGCCTGCGGCACGCGTTCGACTTCGGGCGCGGGCCGGCCGCAGCTCTCGTGACACCCTTGGCGGATGTCTCGACGGCCTGGTGGTCGACCGGCATCGAGAACATCGAGACCTACTATCGCGCCGGGAGAAGACTCCCGCAGCTCATGCGGTTGAGCCGGTGGTTCGGCTGGCTGCTGGCCGGGCGTACGGCCCAGGCCCTGCTGCGCAGCTGGATCGACCGTGGACCCGAGGGACCGAGCGACGCGCAACGCAGGACCAGCGAGGGGATCCTAGTCGCGGAGATCGAGGATGCCCGGGGCCGTCGCGCCGCCGCCCGCATGCGCGTTCCCGATCCTTACGGATTCACCGCGAAGACCCTGGTGGCTATGGGGGTGCGCGTGCTGGACGGCGACTTCAAGGCCGGATACCAGACACCGTCCTCGGCGTACGGCGCCGACTTCGTCCACGAGTTTGATGGCGTGGAGTGGGAGGTGCTGGCGTCCCCTAACGCGCCAGCCAGGTGCTGAAGCGTTCGTTCAGTTCGTCCTGATGGTCGACCCAGAAGGCCCAGTCGTAGCGCAGGGCGCGCGCGGCATTGGCGGGGCTCGCCGGCATGTGCGGCTCCATCTCGACACCGGTGGCCAAGTGGGTCGTCACCAATGGCATGCCGGACTTGCGGGTGGGTGAGTAGGAGATTCGGCGGCTGATCCGCGCGAGCGACTCGGCGCTGGTCGCGAGGCCCACGTAGCGCAGCGCCGCTTCGAGCCTCGGTGTGCCCCGGACGATCCCGATCTGGCCGAAGGCGAGCAGCTGGCCATCCCAGATGATCACGAACGGCTGGCCCTCCAGGACCTGCGCGTTGAAGATGCGCCCGTTGTACGCGGTGCTCATCACCACTTCGCCGTCGGCCAGCATCTGCGGCGGCTGGGCGCCGGCCTCCCACCAGATCACCTGGTCCTTGATCGTATCGAGCTTGCGGAAAGCGCGGTCGAGCCCTTCGGGCGTGCTCAGAGTCGGATAGACCTGGTCGCGGGGCACGCCGTCGGCAAGCAGCGCAAACTCCAGATTCGCCTGCGCAAGACGCCGCATCCCGCGCCGGCCCGGAAACCTCTCCAGATCGAAGAAGTCGGCCATGCTCGCGGGCTTCTCGCCCGGGATAGTCTCCTCGTTGTAGACGATCACCGTGGACGCGTATAGGAAGGGGGCGCCGCAGACAGTCTGCGTCTCGGCAACGAAGTCCTCGGCTGCCGGCGTGCCATCGTAACCGGGAGGCAATGCGTCGATGTCGATCGGCTCGAGCAGCCCTTCGTCGCACGCCTGCACCGCGTCGGCGATCTCCAGGCTGACGACGTCCCACTGGATGTTGCCGATGTCCACCTGGGCGCGGATTTCGGCGAGCCCGCCGTTGTACGCCCCGAGGTTGACGGGGATGCCGGTCGCCTCGGTGAAGGGGACGATGGTGGCCTCCTCGACGGCACGCCCGTAGGAACCACCCCACGACACGACGGTGATCGGCTCCGGCTGGTCCTGTCCGCACGCGGCGGCGGCGAGGATCACCGCGAAAGCCAGAATCAGTCTTGCGCGCAACTCGGGGCGTGAACGCTTCATGGCTGTCTCCTGCCGGGGCGCGAGGACCCGGGGCCCGGGAGCAGAGTAGCGGTCACAGATCCGTGTGTCGGTTGCCGAGGCTGTCGATGATCGGACAATCCGGCCGGTGATCGCCCTTGCAGGCGCCGACGAGATGGGTGAGCTCGTCGTGCAGAGACTGCAGTTCCCGCCGTTTCTCCGCGACCTCCGCGAGCCGCGCCGCCGCAATGCGCTTGACGTCGGCGCTCGAGCGGTTTCGATCTTCGTAGAGGCCGAGCAGCTCCCTGCACTCGGCAATGGAGAACCCGAACTCCCTCGCCCGGCGGACGAACACGAGTTTCAACACCGAGCGGTCGTCGTAGGTCCTGTATCCAGCTCCGGTTCGCAGCGGCGCCGATACCAGCCCGATGTCCGCATAGTACCGGACCGTCTTCACCGGCAATCCAGCAGCCTTCGCAGCGGCGGAAATCTTCATCGCAGAGCCCCAAGCCTCCATCACAGAGCCCAAGCTTCCATCACAGGGCCCCTTGACTCTCCAGTTACTGGAAAGATTAGGATGCCAGGCAAGGAACAGTCAACCGGCGCCGACGAGTTCAACCGTCCCTCGTGTTGGAGGAGGCACGTCGGGGCTGCACAGGAGGATTGGCGAATGGCGGAATCCCAGCCGGGCGGCACGATCTACACCTGCCCGATGCACCCCGAAATCACGCAGGCCGGGCCTGGTTCATGCCCGATCTGCGGCATGGCGCTCGAACCGGTGATGCCCGAGCCGGCCGCCGGGCCGAACCCGGAGCTCGTCGATTTCCGGCGCAGGCTCTGGATCGGCGCACCACTGGCGCTGGCGGTCCTCGCGCTCGAGATGGGCGGCATGCTGGGTCTGCCGTGGGACACGTGGCTCGGGGCGGCCGCGGTCCGCTGGCTCCAGTTCGTGCTGGCCACGCCGGTTGTCGCCTGGGTCGCGCAACCCTTCTTCAGACTGGGCTGGCGATCCATCGTCACCGGCCATCTCAACATGTGGACGCTCATCGCGATCGGGACCGGCGCCGCCTATGCGTTCAGCGTCGTCTCGCTGCTGGCGCCCGGCATCTTCCCGGAGGCGCTGGCGGAGGGACGCTACCCGCCGCTGTACTTCGAGGCGGCGGCCGTAATCCTGATTCTCGTCCTCGTCGGACAGGTGCTGGAGCTGACCGCCCGCGACCGGACGGGCGACGCGATCCGGGCGCTCATGGACCTTTCGCCGAAGACCGTGCGGCGGGTGACGGATGCGGGCGACGAGGATGTCCCGC from Gammaproteobacteria bacterium includes the following:
- a CDS encoding toxin, which codes for MPPDFDWNVEKNERLVEQRGISFERIVSAIEQGGLVDVLEHPNQDRYRGQMIYVVDVEEYLYLVPFVTSADGTRFLKTIIPSRKATRHYRKRR
- a CDS encoding antitoxin; amino-acid sequence: MIVSDQLNTEEREILEAFERGELRPAPRADREMQIAPQAARSTFKKTRRVNLRVTELDFSRAHARAREEGIPYQTLLSSVIHKYLAGRLVEKR
- a CDS encoding saccharopine dehydrogenase NADP-binding domain-containing protein, which encodes MMIYGATGYTGRLVAAEAVEAGVRPVLAGRDAEKLGVLADSLSAAVDGESRGSPLETHAFGLDEPARIATALRDIDVVLHCAGPFSRTALPMFDACVRTGTHYVDITGEISVCEALAARDAEAREAGVMALPAAGFDVVPSDCLIADLAARHPDARILRLGLFVRSGASRGTMKTALEGVNAIRIRQGGVITRVAAGSLRHAFDFGRGPAAALVTPLADVSTAWWSTGIENIETYYRAGRRLPQLMRLSRWFGWLLAGRTAQALLRSWIDRGPEGPSDAQRRTSEGILVAEIEDARGRRAAARMRVPDPYGFTAKTLVAMGVRVLDGDFKAGYQTPSSAYGADFVHEFDGVEWEVLASPNAPARC
- a CDS encoding tRNA-binding protein gives rise to the protein MKPARVKPTINIGVVNQVDARVGTIQNVGDVEGSHKLVRLRVDFGDHKRTILAGMKQEREDPTEIEGRQALFIVNLEPRKMMGEVSEGMLFDVGYEDGLRPALLTPEHPVPNGTRGG
- a CDS encoding ABC transporter substrate-binding protein yields the protein MKRSRPELRARLILAFAVILAAAACGQDQPEPITVVSWGGSYGRAVEEATIVPFTEATGIPVNLGAYNGGLAEIRAQVDIGNIQWDVVSLEIADAVQACDEGLLEPIDIDALPPGYDGTPAAEDFVAETQTVCGAPFLYASTVIVYNEETIPGEKPASMADFFDLERFPGRRGMRRLAQANLEFALLADGVPRDQVYPTLSTPEGLDRAFRKLDTIKDQVIWWEAGAQPPQMLADGEVVMSTAYNGRIFNAQVLEGQPFVIIWDGQLLAFGQIGIVRGTPRLEAALRYVGLATSAESLARISRRISYSPTRKSGMPLVTTHLATGVEMEPHMPASPANAARALRYDWAFWVDHQDELNERFSTWLAR
- a CDS encoding type II toxin-antitoxin system VapC family toxin, with product MNLLLDTHIWLWSLLEPDRLCGRARNELIDPANTLALSSVSIWEALVLADKERVLLRPDPWSWIRTALTVRPLRELPVTFDIALGSRTVRLGHDDPADRFIAATAVAHGHTLVTAGESLLRCPDIRVMSGA
- the cueR gene encoding Cu(I)-responsive transcriptional regulator; the encoded protein is MKISAAAKAAGLPVKTVRYYADIGLVSAPLRTGAGYRTYDDRSVLKLVFVRRAREFGFSIAECRELLGLYEDRNRSSADVKRIAAARLAEVAEKRRELQSLHDELTHLVGACKGDHRPDCPIIDSLGNRHTDL